CCCGCAGGGGATCCACTACGCGGATGGGAAAAGCGAGGGTCGGAGTTTGGGCGAGCTGGacgggcggggggagggggctcTAAAGGCTCTCGGGGCACAAGAACTAGAGGTCTGGGCTGGAGCCACACGGGGCTTTCGGCCCCAGTCAGTCCGGCACAAAGGACACGGCGTGCCTGACGCGTGTCAGTTCCTTGACTGTCAATAAAGTTGGTTTTAATTGAAATCAGGTGACGCCTCCGGTTGGTAGGAAGAGACCTCGGAGCTCCAATCCCAGCCTCACCCTGACTCCGGGACCCGCCTTCCAGGGCGGGCGGGAGGAAGGCACGCACACGCCGCGCCCTCCGATTGGACGGTGGCGAGGGCGGCGGGGCGGGGCCGACCCTCCCTTAACTATGGCTAGCCGTTGTCATTGGGCCAATCCTCCTCACCGGTAGAGGACACGGGCAAGATGGCGGCGGGGCTAGTGCGAAGCGGCCTCGCTGGCTGCGGCCAGCAGGTAAGCGCGATCCAGGAGATCCCTGCCCCCGCCCCGGCCCCTCCGCCCCGCTGatgctctttctctcttcctgccCCGCCAGGTGTCCCGGTTGCTGAGGAGGCGCTTCCACCGCTCGGCGCCCGCCGCTCTGCAGGTAACGGGACGGGGAGGGGCGGCCGGGATGGGAGGGAGGCCGGGATGCACCTGCGCCCGGTtcggaccccccccccccccactcctgcCCCCGTCTCGGTTCGCATCCGCGGGATGAGGAGCGTGGCTGGATGGCGCCCGAGGGCCTTGCAGGCCTGGCTAACAGCCCCCCAAGGGCAGGCGCCCCGGCCCGGGCTGTGAAGGCTGGCATCGCCCCTCCCGCTGGGCTTGTCACTTGCCGCATCTGCGCAGGGGGCGCTGGGAGGTGTAGTAGGCGCTCAGCCCGCGCCTGGCGGACGGAGGGGCTTCAAAAATACTGCTCTCCCGCTCCCCCATCCCCGCGGGGCCGGCCCGCGGAAAAATGAGCatgaacacattttaaaaaggaaaacttcaGGGAAAAGCCCCTGCCCCGGCTGCAGCCTttagaaggggggggggggaattcccTGCTTTCCACCTGCCCCAGCTCTCCTCCCCCATCCTGAGCCCGGCCCGTGTCCGGGTCTTTGCAAAATCCCACCTGCTTCGGTTAATTAAAAAGCCCCCGTTTGGAAGAGACCCCCATTGCCCCAAAGCTTAGAGCCGGTGCCAGGCCCGTGTGTGGACCGCGATGCCCTCTAGAGGTCTGGGGGTTGGCTTGATGCCCCTTGGGTCCCGGTCCTGCGGGAGCTCCTGGGGACGGCGCGTGCCCACCGGGCCTGCCCGGCTCCTGGGGCGGGGAGGGGGCTCCTGGGCCTCCCCAGACGGCTCTCCGTACACAGGTGACTGTTCGAGATGCTCTGAACCAGGCGATGGATGAGGAGCTGGAGCGGGATGAGAAGGTCTTTCTGCTCGGGGAAGAGGTGGCTCAGTATGACGGCGCCTACAAGGTGAGCGCGGATCGGGGGACCCTGGCGGCCCTGTCCGGCCCGGCCCAGCCTCACGGCCCGCTCTCATTCCCTGCAGGTCAGCAGAGGCCTTTGGAAGAAGTACGGAGACAAGAGGATCATCGACACCCCGATATCCGAGGTGAGGCGTGCGACCCCCACGGGGCGGGAGAAGCCTTGGGGGTCTCCGGGCCGCCCCGCCCTGACTGTGACTTTGCTTTTTCAGATGGGCTTTGCCGGGATTGCCGTAGGGGCAGCCATGGTATGTGATACACTTTGCCTAAAACTCGCCTCCGCAGCTAATTTCTGGATTAAACTGCTTAGTAATGTGGGTTTTTTCCCTAATTTAACAGGCTGGATTGAGGCCTATTTGTGAATTCATGACCTTCAATTTCTCCATGCAAGCAATTGACCAGGTTATAAATTCAGCTGCCAAGACTTACTACATGTCGGGGGGGCTTCAGCCCGTGCCCATTGTCTTCAGGGGACCCAACGGGGCCTCAGCCGGCGTGGCGGCCCAGCATTCCCAGTGCTTCGCGGCCTGGTACGGACACTGTCCGGGGCTCAAAGTGGTCAGTCCCTGGAGTTCTGAGGATGCAAAAGGACTCACCAAATCAGCCATTCGGGACGATAATCCAGGTGAGAACGCTTTCATTTCATGGAACTTGTAGTTGGGAAAAACCTTAGAAATTAAAGTCAAACCtgcccgttttacagatgaaactgagcACTTTTAACTGGTTTTATTTAgttgatatgaaaagaaaaatagaatttgtcttGATTTCTTCCTATTGCAATGGGAACAAAATCCCAAAGTCAAAACTGTTTGTACCTGCCCCGGCTTGTGGTGTTTCTGGATTTCTGACGTTTGAACTCTTCAGATTTTTCAGTgtatgagattagatttgaaaacTTTTAACCCAGGAACATCCTATTTTCAGGAAGCACAGTATATTTCACATTGCTCTAGTCTTTAGTTTcagatactaaaagaaaaaaaatcactgaaagtTTTTGACAAGATTTAAGTAACCTAATTTTAATAAACTAAAGATCGAGATTAGCTGAGATGAATGTAAATAGGCTGTTATTAAGCTTAGCTGTCTTTTAAAACTTCCAAAAATTGGGATTTTCTCATAAAATAGGAGCTCTTTAGAAGTTAATGTCactgatttgtttttaaaatacactATGAGGAGTCAGTCCTTGGTACTTGTTTTAAAACTAGTCTGTAGGTCCCTGGCACTaagtagaaaagaggaaaggatttgGTTTCATGCCTTCAGGCGACAGGCAGTTAGGTTCCAATCAGATCAGCATTTGTACCCACCTACTGTATACTTGGCAGTTTCTAATCCCATCTGCATTTGTACCCACCTACTGTATACTTGGCAGTTTCTAATCCCATCTGCATTTGTACTCACCTGCTGTATACTTGGCTGAAACTGCCCCCGTGTGGTGAGAGGCTGGTCGGCAGAAACAAGATGTGTGCAGATAAATTGATAgcaacaaagtaaaaaataattagttcagtgaggaggggggagaagaacATGGAACAAATGGGGGATCAGGGGAAGTCAGTACCATTCACTGTGGGCGTGGTAGCTTGTCACTCTGCATGGACACACTCagcttaatataaaaaattagagaagGGGGGGGAATTTTTCACATCTGTGATTAGAAGAGTTCTTAACCTATCAGATTAAAGGAGAATTATAAGCTGTAATTtaacttttgaaaataatttaaaatttcattgttattttaaaagtaattacaAATAATTTCTGTTTACAGAAACAAATCAAATCATTACAGCCAAGTGAAAGATAATTAACATCTCTTCCAAAAAGACAGATTGGGTCCCCTCTGGgcaatggttgaacaaattggaGAGGATtattattgtgctctaagaaaatGTGGATTTCAGAAAACTGTGTGGAGATTTCTAGGAAGTTTTGCAAGCTTGAGGAAGCCAAACCAAGAGAATGAGCCCCCTAGTGAGACTGCCGTGAGGGAGAGGCCAGAGAAGTCAGCTGCATGGGAATGGACAGGTTCAGTTCCCCAAAACTGCCTGATAATAAAATAAGCTTGGAATCCTTTGGATTCCTAGGCTTTgtgttgacttagaaaaacacacACTCCATGCTGTATGTTTTGTGTGCGGTGATAAACATTTCTGGGCACGTTTTCATTGGGCTCTGGGGCTAGGCTCCAGAGCTTTTTGTCTCCCACATGGGATGCCTTTGCTCTGCACTCTGCCTTCTGGGAAGGGGGTGGGGTAGAGGGGTGTTCAGGAGAACATCTGGTGTAAGGAGGAGGCTCCCTTACCTGGGCCAGAGATCTAGGTTATTCTTATATCTAAAGTTAATCTTTTTGTTTCGTAGTTGTGGTCCTGGAAAACGAACTGATGTATGGAGTTCCTTTTGAATTTCCAGAGGAGGCTCAGTCAAAAGATTTCCTGGTTCCTATTGGAAAAGctaaaatagaaagggaaggtAAAACACTGCCACGCAATCTCTCCCAAATCctgccttccccttccctcccatgCAGTAAAAATTGCATGTAGTTACGAGAGGTCAAGCAattatttatttgtgtaaattctttgaattttcaGTAAAGATTTAAGAGCCCAAGCATGGTTGCATTTTTATTTGAGGCAGTTACATAACACTAGAGCGAGCCTTGGACAGCTAGCCAGGAAGGCAGTTCAAACCCTTCCCCAAGACACTTCTTAACTGTATGATCCtaaataagttacttaacctatgcctcagtttcctcaactaataAAATGAGGATTACAGTAGCATTCATTTGccctggattgttgtgaggatcaaatgaaacaattatttaaaGCATTGTGTTATTAGAGTTGAAAGAACTTTTATCCCAGGACCATTCCATTTTCAGGAAGCAAGTATATTTCACATTGCACTAGTCTTTagtttcaaatattaaaataaaaccaaaaaaaaaacctctgaaaGTTTTTGGTGGCAAGGTTTAAGTAACCTAATGCTTATCTGTTGCCGCTTGACTTTAGGAACCCACATTACATTGGTTTCCCATTCACGACCTGTTGGCCATTGTATGGAAGCAGCTGCCATACTGTCTAAAGAGGGAATAGAATGTGAGGTAGGTTAATACTTTTGTTGGGGGTTTGTTTGTCTTTAATGTTGGCCATTTCCAGTTCTCTCTTCCCCTACT
This sequence is a window from Sminthopsis crassicaudata isolate SCR6 chromosome 1, ASM4859323v1, whole genome shotgun sequence. Protein-coding genes within it:
- the PDHB gene encoding pyruvate dehydrogenase E1 component subunit beta, mitochondrial, yielding MAAGLVRSGLAGCGQQVSRLLRRRFHRSAPAALQVTVRDALNQAMDEELERDEKVFLLGEEVAQYDGAYKVSRGLWKKYGDKRIIDTPISEMGFAGIAVGAAMAGLRPICEFMTFNFSMQAIDQVINSAAKTYYMSGGLQPVPIVFRGPNGASAGVAAQHSQCFAAWYGHCPGLKVVSPWSSEDAKGLTKSAIRDDNPVVVLENELMYGVPFEFPEEAQSKDFLVPIGKAKIEREGTHITLVSHSRPVGHCMEAAAILSKEGIECEVINLRTIRPMDIETIEFSVMKTNHLVTVEGGWPQFGVGAEICARIMEGPAFNFLDAPAVRVTGADVPMPYAKILEENCIPQVKDIIFAAKKTLGI